The Mycolicibacterium parafortuitum nucleotide sequence GCATCGAACTGGTGCCTAGTTGGTGGGCCAAACTCGTGGTCCTCGGATTGATCCTGGTGGCCGGCGTCGGCGCGGCGGTGCTCTACCACGTGGTCGAGGAACCGGCGCGGCGCTGGATGCGACGGATGATCGAGCCGCCGGCGAGGTCCGCCGACGCGGCCGAGCACACCGCCGGGCGGTTGCAATCCGTCGCGGCGCGGGCCGGGTGACGGTCGGCGAGCGGCGCGTCGTCGGGCCAACAAAGAGCGGCAACCCTAGGCTGGTGCAGTGAGTCGCCTTCTGTCAGTGGTGCTTTCCCTCGCTGTGCTTCTCAGTGCCGGCTACGCCCAGAGTCCGGAACCGCAGCACCGTGAGGTGCGGCACACCGATTTCGTCCGCAATCGCATCGCCGTGATCGGGGATTCGTACACGACGGGCAGTGACCAGGGCGGCAACGGCGCGCAGGGCTGGACCCCGCAGGTCTGGGAGGCGCTGACCGACCACGGCATCGCGGTGACCCCGACGGTGGCTGCCGAGGGCGGCGCCGGGTACTGCGTCCGGGGTAACCGCGGCGGGGTGTTCGAAGACCTGGTCGTCCGTGCTGTGCGACCCGATGACGTGTTGGTGGTGTTCTTCGGCTCCCGCAACGACATACCCGTCGATCCGTCACGGCTGTCGATTTCGATGTACGGCACGCTGCGGCTGGCCAAGCAGATCGCTCGGTCGGCGGACCTGTTGGTGATCGGCCCGCCGTGGCCGACCCCGAACCCGCCGCCGGAGGTGCTGCGGATTCGCGACGTGCTGAGCTATCAGGCCGAACTGGCCGGCGCCGACTTCGTCGATCCGATCGCGGCGGGCTGGTTCGCCGGACGGCCGGAGTTGATCGGCAAGGACGGTGTTCACCCCACCGATGCCGGGCACGCGTATATGGCGCAGAAGATCGCCCCGCTGATCAGTTCGCGGCTGAACCCGTTCTGAGGGAGCCGACAAAAAGAGGCGCCCGGAATCCGGGCGCCCCTTTCTGGTCGGGCTGTTACTCGAGTCCCTTGCCGATGTCGTAACGGTCGGCGTCGAGCACCTTGGTGAAGGCGGCGACGAAGTCCTTGACGAACTTCTCCTTCGCATCGTCTTCGGCGTAGACCTCGGCGAGCGCCCGCAGCTGCGAGTTCGAACCGAACAGCAGGTCGACGCGGGTGCCGGTCCACTTCTGCGCGCCGGTCGCCCGGTCGGTGGCGACGTAGGTGCCGTCGTCGGCGGGCGACGCCTTCCACTCCACACCCATGTCGAGCAGGTTGACGAAGAAGTCGTTCGTCAACGCGCCCGGCTTGTCGGTGAACACGCCGTGCTGGGTACCACCGAAGTTGGTGTCCAGCACGCGCAGGCCGCCCACCAGCACCGTCATCTCCGGCGCCGACAGACCGAGCAGGTTCGCGCGATCGACCAGCTTGAACTCGGCGGGCAGCACACCCGCCTTGCCCAGATAGTTACGGAAGCCGTCGGCCTTGGGCTCGAGGTAGGAGAACGACTCCACATCGGTCTGCTCGGCGGTGGCGTCACCGCGACCCGACGTGAACGGCACCTCGACCGGGAAGCCCGCATCCTTGGCGGCCTTCTCGACGCCGACGACACCGCCGAGGACCACGAGGTCGGCGAACGACACCCCGGTGCCGGAGGCCTGCTGGATCGCCTCGAGCTTCTTGATCACCTGGGCCAGCTCATCGGGCTCGTTGACCTCCCAGCCGAGCTGCGGCTGCAGCCGGATCCGGCCGCCGTTGGCACCACCACGCTTGTCGCTGACGCGGTATGTCGAGGCGGCCTTCCACGCGGTCGACACCAGCTGCGACACCGTCAGGCCGGACTCGGCGATCAGGTTCTTGAGCTTGGCGACCTCGTCGGCGGACAGCTGCTTGCCGGCCGGGACCGGGTCCTGCCAGAGCCAGGTGTCCTTGGGCACCTCGGGGCCGAGGTAGCGCACGACGGGGCCCATGTCGCGATGCAGCAGCTTGAACCAGGCCTTGGCGAACTCCTGGGCCAGCTCCTCCGGATGGTCGAGCCAGCGCCGGGTGATCTGCTCGTAGATGGGGTCGAACCGCAGCGCGAGGTCCGAGGTCAGCATCGACGGATGGGTCTTGCCCTCGCCTTGCGCGACCGGGACCGAGTTCGCCCAGCCGTTGTCCTTCGGCTTCCACTGGTTGGCGCCTGCGGGGCTCTTGGTCAGCTCCCACTCGTTGCCGTAGAGGATCTCCAGGAAGCTGTTGTCCCACTTGGTCGGGGTGTGGGTCCAGATCACCTCGAGGCCGCTGGAGACGGTGTCGTTGCCGTGGCCGGTGCCCTGCGGGTTGTGCCAGCCCAGGCCCTGCATCTCCAGGTCGGCAGCCTCGGGCTCGGGGCCGACGAGGGACGCGTCACCGTTGCCGTGGGTCTTGCCGAAGGTGTGGCCACCGACGATCAGTGCCGCGGTCTCGACGTCGTTCATCGCCATCCGGCCGAACGTGTCGCGGATGTCCTGGGCTGACGCCAGCGGATCCGGATTGCCGTTGGGGCCTTCGGGATTGACGTAGATCAGGCCCATCTGGACCGCCGCGAGCGGGTTCTCCAGATCACGCTCACCGGAGTAGCGCTTGTCGTCGAGCCATTCCTGCTCGGGACCCCAGTAGACGTCCTCCTCGGGCTCCCACCGGTCCTCGCGACCGAACGCGAAGCCCGCGGTGTGGAAGCCCATGTCCTCCAGTGCGACGTTGCCCGCGTAGACGATCAGGTCGGCCCACGAGATGTTCTTGCCGTACTTCTTCTTGACCGGCCACAGGAGGCGGCGGGCCTTGTCCAGGTTGACGTTGTCGGGCCAGCTGTTCAGCGGCGCGAACCGCTGCATGCCGGCGCCGGCGCCGCCACGGCCGTCGTGCACGCGGTACGTGCCGGCGGCGTGCCAGGCCATGCGGATGAACAGCGGGCCGTAGTGCCCGAAGTCGGCAGGCCACCAGTCCTGCGAGTTGTGCATGACCTCGACGATGTCGGCGCGCAGCGCGTCGATGTCCAGCGACTGGACCGCCTCGGCGTAGTCGAAGTCCTCGTCGAGCGGATTGATGACATCGGGGTTCTTCTGCAGGATCTTCAGGTTCAGCTGGTTGGGCCACCAGTCATGGTTGCCGCCGCCGGCGACCGGCGGCTTGAGCCGACCGAAACCTGCGGGGCAACCGCCTTCGGCCACATCCGACTGGGCTTCGCCGACCGGGGGGCTGTCTTCGATAGGACGATCGTCAGGCACTGCGACTTCCTTCCATGGTGATGTTGGTGGTGGTGAATCGGGCTGCGATCACGGGGTCGTGATCGAAGTACCTTGTGCGGCCGCGCAATCGGGGCAGAAGCCCCAGTAGACGACCTCGGCTTCGTCGACGATGAAACCGTCCAGTTCCCCGGTGGGGTCGGACGGCACCAGACACGGTGCGTCACCGACGGCGCAATCGACGTCGGCGATCACCCCGCAGGACCGGCACACGATGTGGTGGTGGTTGTCCCCGACACGCGATTCGTAGCGGGCGACCGAACCGGTGGGCTGGATCCTGCGCACCAGTCCGACCGTGGTCAGCGCGGCGAGCACGTCGTAGACCGCCTGGCGGGACACATCGGGCAGTGCGGCGCGGACGGTACCGAAAATCGTGTCGGTGTCGGCGTGTGGTTGACCGCTGACGGCCTCCAGCACAGCTAATCTCGGACGCGTCACGCGTAGGTGCGCGCCGCGCAGCTGTTGCGCGTAGTCCGAGTTCACACAGACGTTGTACGCCCTTTTCTGGACTCAGTCAAGATTGACGCGCGGAGTAATTCTGTCCTGTTAGGGTGCCCCGGTGATCCGAAGCGTGGTGCTGGCCAAGTTGAAGGCGGGCTACGACGCCGCCGAGTTGTCCTCGATCCAGGACGGGCTGCGGAATCTGAACACCCCGGGCACGGTGCGCTACACGATCGGCATCGACGCCGGGCTACGGGACGGCAACTGGGATTACGTCATCGTCGCCGACTTCGAGGACGTGGACTCCTACCGGAACTACGACGAGGACGCCGCGCACAATGCGCTGCGCGCGCGGCTGGCGCCGTTCGTCGAGCAGATCGCCCGCGCGCAGTTCGAGATCCCTGACGCCTGACGCGGACCTCACCGCGGCCGACCGCGGGCGGTGAGGACAAGTTAACGCGCTCTCAAAGCCGCGCGACGCGGCGCGTTACCGGGGTCGGCCAACCTCTCGTGATGAGTATCTTCGACCACATCGGTGGCCCGCCGGCCGTCACGGCCGCAGTCGACGACTTCTATCGCAGGCTGATCGCCGACCCCGTCCTGACGCATTACTTCGACGGTGTCGCGATGAACCGCCTCAAAACGCATCAGCGCTCTTTCATCGCCGCCGCGCTGGGCGGGCCCGAGC carries:
- the katG gene encoding catalase/peroxidase HPI; this translates as MPDDRPIEDSPPVGEAQSDVAEGGCPAGFGRLKPPVAGGGNHDWWPNQLNLKILQKNPDVINPLDEDFDYAEAVQSLDIDALRADIVEVMHNSQDWWPADFGHYGPLFIRMAWHAAGTYRVHDGRGGAGAGMQRFAPLNSWPDNVNLDKARRLLWPVKKKYGKNISWADLIVYAGNVALEDMGFHTAGFAFGREDRWEPEEDVYWGPEQEWLDDKRYSGERDLENPLAAVQMGLIYVNPEGPNGNPDPLASAQDIRDTFGRMAMNDVETAALIVGGHTFGKTHGNGDASLVGPEPEAADLEMQGLGWHNPQGTGHGNDTVSSGLEVIWTHTPTKWDNSFLEILYGNEWELTKSPAGANQWKPKDNGWANSVPVAQGEGKTHPSMLTSDLALRFDPIYEQITRRWLDHPEELAQEFAKAWFKLLHRDMGPVVRYLGPEVPKDTWLWQDPVPAGKQLSADEVAKLKNLIAESGLTVSQLVSTAWKAASTYRVSDKRGGANGGRIRLQPQLGWEVNEPDELAQVIKKLEAIQQASGTGVSFADLVVLGGVVGVEKAAKDAGFPVEVPFTSGRGDATAEQTDVESFSYLEPKADGFRNYLGKAGVLPAEFKLVDRANLLGLSAPEMTVLVGGLRVLDTNFGGTQHGVFTDKPGALTNDFFVNLLDMGVEWKASPADDGTYVATDRATGAQKWTGTRVDLLFGSNSQLRALAEVYAEDDAKEKFVKDFVAAFTKVLDADRYDIGKGLE
- a CDS encoding Dabb family protein, yielding MIRSVVLAKLKAGYDAAELSSIQDGLRNLNTPGTVRYTIGIDAGLRDGNWDYVIVADFEDVDSYRNYDEDAAHNALRARLAPFVEQIARAQFEIPDA
- a CDS encoding Rv0518 family GDSL lipase — translated: MSRLLSVVLSLAVLLSAGYAQSPEPQHREVRHTDFVRNRIAVIGDSYTTGSDQGGNGAQGWTPQVWEALTDHGIAVTPTVAAEGGAGYCVRGNRGGVFEDLVVRAVRPDDVLVVFFGSRNDIPVDPSRLSISMYGTLRLAKQIARSADLLVIGPPWPTPNPPPEVLRIRDVLSYQAELAGADFVDPIAAGWFAGRPELIGKDGVHPTDAGHAYMAQKIAPLISSRLNPF
- a CDS encoding Fur family transcriptional regulator translates to MNSDYAQQLRGAHLRVTRPRLAVLEAVSGQPHADTDTIFGTVRAALPDVSRQAVYDVLAALTTVGLVRRIQPTGSVARYESRVGDNHHHIVCRSCGVIADVDCAVGDAPCLVPSDPTGELDGFIVDEAEVVYWGFCPDCAAAQGTSITTP